In Acidobacteriota bacterium, a single genomic region encodes these proteins:
- a CDS encoding DUF2393 domain-containing protein → MEQAPQAPQAPQSPPAHELHPLGRQPEPESTVPWIAMGAGAALLALVVVGFILFSRSDQPAGSGQPHPYAANLKFTDLKLSAAENFVGGNVTYLDGQLTNTGDQTVNGATVELVFRNTLNEVVQKETMPVRVLSQAGPYPDVVDLRAAPLAPGKSRPIRLTLEHISADWNRAAPDIKVTNVSFQ, encoded by the coding sequence ATGGAACAAGCACCACAAGCGCCGCAAGCGCCACAGTCCCCGCCGGCGCACGAACTGCATCCCCTCGGGCGGCAGCCGGAGCCCGAGAGCACGGTGCCCTGGATCGCCATGGGAGCCGGCGCGGCGCTGCTGGCGCTCGTAGTCGTCGGCTTCATCCTCTTCTCGCGCAGCGACCAACCCGCCGGCAGCGGCCAGCCCCACCCCTATGCCGCCAACCTGAAGTTCACCGACCTCAAGCTTTCCGCCGCGGAGAATTTTGTTGGCGGCAACGTGACCTACCTCGACGGCCAATTGACGAATACCGGCGACCAGACGGTGAACGGCGCCACCGTCGAACTCGTCTTCCGCAACACGCTCAATGAAGTGGTGCAGAAGGAGACGATGCCCGTTCGCGTGCTCTCCCAGGCCGGGCCTTATCCCGACGTGGTCGATCTGCGAGCCGCACCCCTTGCGCCCGGCAAGTCGCGGCCCATCCGCCTGACGCTCGAACACATCTCCGCCGATTGGAACCGCGCCGCTCCCGACATCAAAGTCACCAACGTCAGCTTTCAGTAG
- a CDS encoding YbjQ family protein: protein MSLPMTTTFNFDGYRIKEYKGVVRGIIVRSPTIAQGILGGLKNIIGGQIGAYTEMCEQAREHAYQLLIQHAREMGANAVVGVRYDASEVVSQHSATEVLCYGTAVVIEAVK from the coding sequence ATGAGCCTTCCAATGACCACCACGTTCAACTTCGATGGCTATCGGATCAAGGAATACAAAGGCGTGGTCCGCGGCATCATCGTGCGCTCGCCGACCATCGCGCAGGGCATTCTGGGCGGGCTGAAGAACATCATCGGCGGACAGATCGGCGCCTACACCGAGATGTGCGAGCAGGCGCGCGAGCACGCGTACCAGCTGCTCATCCAGCACGCGCGGGAGATGGGCGCTAACGCCGTGGTCGGGGTGCGCTATGACGCGTCCGAGGTGGTCTCGCAGCACAGCGCGACCGAGGTGCTGTGCTACGGGACGGCGGTTGTCATCGAGGCTGTCAAGTAG
- the selD gene encoding selenide, water dikinase SelD, with the protein MAEVVKPMRLTEAAKAAGUASKLSPAALDSVLGRLARQHDPNVLVGFDKADDAGVYRLSAEQALVQTVDFFTPIVDDPFTFGAIAATNALSDVYAMGGRPLTALALVCFPEKGDLAVLEQILAGGLAKMVEAGCTVVGGHSIRDEEIKFGYSVTGTIHPQHVFTNSGAKPGDALILTKPLGTGVISTAIKKAKAEQAWIDAATLSMTTLNRAAAEIMARPEFGVHAATDVTGFGLIGHARELALGSGVSLRIHSGTVPALAGAMECIRQGFIPGGLKNNRDFAECLVGYEGNVADDVKALLFDPQTAGGLLISVFATNADKLLAALHAAKLPAARIGEVGPATKPLIAVG; encoded by the coding sequence ATGGCGGAAGTCGTCAAGCCGATGCGTCTCACCGAGGCGGCGAAAGCTGCGGGTTGAGCGAGCAAGCTCAGTCCGGCGGCGCTGGACTCGGTGCTTGGGAGATTAGCCCGGCAACATGACCCGAACGTGCTGGTCGGCTTCGATAAAGCCGACGATGCCGGAGTGTACAGACTCTCGGCCGAGCAGGCGCTCGTCCAAACCGTCGATTTCTTCACCCCCATCGTGGACGACCCATTCACCTTCGGTGCCATCGCCGCCACCAATGCGCTTTCCGACGTCTACGCCATGGGCGGCCGTCCGCTAACCGCGCTCGCGCTGGTCTGCTTCCCGGAAAAAGGCGACCTCGCGGTGCTCGAGCAGATCCTTGCCGGCGGACTTGCGAAGATGGTCGAGGCGGGATGCACCGTCGTCGGCGGACATTCCATCCGCGATGAAGAGATCAAGTTCGGATACTCCGTCACCGGCACCATCCACCCGCAGCACGTCTTCACCAACTCGGGCGCGAAGCCCGGCGATGCGCTCATCCTTACCAAGCCGCTCGGCACGGGCGTGATCTCCACCGCCATCAAGAAAGCGAAGGCCGAACAAGCCTGGATCGATGCGGCGACGCTTTCCATGACCACACTGAATCGCGCCGCTGCCGAGATCATGGCGCGGCCGGAGTTCGGCGTGCATGCTGCGACCGACGTCACCGGCTTCGGACTCATCGGCCACGCGCGCGAGCTGGCGCTCGGCTCTGGCGTGTCGTTGCGGATCCATTCTGGGACCGTCCCCGCGCTAGCGGGCGCGATGGAATGCATCCGCCAGGGATTCATTCCCGGCGGTCTGAAGAACAACCGCGACTTCGCCGAGTGTCTGGTCGGCTATGAAGGCAACGTCGCCGACGACGTGAAGGCGCTGCTCTTCGATCCGCAGACTGCCGGGGGCCTGCTTATCTCCGTGTTTGCGACCAATGCAGACAAGCTGCTTGCCGCGCTGCATGCCGCCAAGCTCCCCGCCGCGCGCATCGGCGAAGTCGGGCCCGCGACCAAGCCGCTGATTGCCGTCGGGTAA
- a CDS encoding TldD/PmbA family protein: MSNDLKQLAADVVKRAMAGGAAAAECVVREGDEFSSVVRLGQVETLKESGGRSMGLRVFFDSNGGSANNGGSRAASTYTSDFSKEGVDQMVTGALALAKVTSADPYAGLPAAGQFGQLPGDLALYYDDVYSLPTEERIAQARRAEAAAMSADPRISNSDGGSFDAATGNKVLANSLGFVGEYRRSYCSLSAVPIAQQDGHMQRDFWYSVARTLAKLESPESVGKTAAARTVRRLGARKVPTARVPVVFEPMVARTLVENIFEAVNGDSIYRGASFLAGKLGEQVAGENVNVIDDGTIPGGFGTSPFDGEGVPTRRTVVIERGVLKSYLLNTYTARKLNLATTGNAARGLAGTPGIGVGNFFLEAGEKTAEQIIGEIPDGLYVTEFLGFGVNLVTGDFSRGASGLWIRNGELAFPVEEITVAGNLREMFRNITAIGSDLEFRGAVAAPTIRIDGLTVAGE, encoded by the coding sequence TCGAATGATCTCAAACAACTCGCTGCTGACGTAGTCAAGCGCGCCATGGCCGGCGGCGCCGCTGCCGCCGAGTGCGTGGTGCGCGAAGGCGACGAGTTCTCCAGCGTCGTCCGCCTCGGCCAGGTCGAGACGCTCAAGGAATCCGGCGGACGCTCCATGGGCCTGCGTGTATTTTTTGATTCCAACGGCGGGAGTGCGAATAACGGCGGCAGCCGCGCCGCCTCTACTTACACTTCCGACTTTTCAAAAGAAGGCGTGGACCAGATGGTCACCGGCGCGCTCGCGCTGGCGAAAGTCACCAGCGCCGACCCGTACGCCGGGCTGCCCGCCGCCGGCCAGTTCGGGCAGCTCCCCGGCGACCTCGCGCTCTACTACGACGACGTCTACTCGCTCCCCACCGAAGAACGCATCGCGCAGGCGCGCCGCGCCGAAGCGGCGGCAATGTCCGCCGACCCGAGGATATCCAACTCCGATGGTGGCTCCTTCGACGCTGCCACCGGAAACAAGGTGCTCGCCAACTCGCTCGGCTTTGTCGGCGAATATCGGCGTTCGTATTGCTCGCTCTCCGCCGTGCCCATCGCGCAGCAGGATGGCCACATGCAGCGCGATTTCTGGTATTCGGTCGCGCGCACGCTCGCGAAACTCGAATCGCCGGAGAGCGTTGGCAAGACCGCCGCTGCACGCACCGTGCGCCGCCTCGGCGCGCGCAAGGTTCCCACGGCGCGCGTCCCGGTGGTCTTCGAGCCCATGGTCGCGCGCACCTTGGTCGAGAACATTTTCGAGGCCGTGAACGGCGACTCCATCTATCGGGGCGCGTCGTTCCTGGCCGGCAAACTGGGCGAGCAGGTCGCGGGCGAGAACGTCAACGTGATCGACGATGGCACCATCCCCGGCGGCTTTGGGACCTCACCCTTCGACGGTGAAGGCGTGCCCACGCGGCGCACCGTGGTGATCGAGCGCGGCGTGCTCAAGTCGTATCTGCTGAATACCTACACCGCGCGCAAGCTCAACCTTGCGACCACCGGCAACGCTGCGCGCGGATTGGCCGGCACGCCCGGCATCGGGGTAGGGAACTTCTTCCTCGAGGCCGGCGAGAAGACTGCCGAACAGATCATCGGCGAGATCCCCGACGGCCTCTACGTCACCGAGTTCCTCGGCTTTGGCGTGAACCTGGTGACGGGCGATTTTTCCCGCGGCGCTTCCGGACTCTGGATACGCAATGGCGAACTCGCCTTCCCGGTCGAGGAGATCACCGTGGCCGGCAATCTCCGCGAGATGTTCCGTAACATCACCGCCATCGGGAGCGACCTCGAGTTCCGCGGCGCCGTCGCCGCGCCCACCATCCGCATCGATGGACTCACCGTCGCCGGTGAATGA